One window of Anaerolineales bacterium genomic DNA carries:
- a CDS encoding amidohydrolase family protein codes for MTIHVLKNARLIDGTGSRPIERGVVAVENEKIIYAGELEDWRIPEGKDAHELDLSGRTILPGLIDCHVHIAAECLPDSTMAGPWGWTTLIMLKHAQNTLAAGVTSIRDVGGRHHLEFSLRKAVEAGFFVAPRMVLAGKLLSITTTGTEWYDGMYREADGVDEVRKAAREQLKAGADLIKVLATGAVLSPGEKPGAATFEIEEIRAAVTEAAKVGKIVAAHAHGIEGIRNAVSAGAKTIEHGTYLNQDPRLMEHMAKEEIFLVPTLKAGYDVIYGDRPGIPAWIMEKSKETQEDALRSIGEAYRMGVPIAMGTDAATPYNFHGENAMELYYMSQAGISTMDCIVASTRNAARALGWDSKLGTLEAGKLADLIVVKTNPLDDLRSLADRKNIEYVMQGGKFVARQFSEPDGIPEELMAGAWICCGT; via the coding sequence ATGACGATCCATGTATTGAAGAACGCCCGGTTGATCGACGGAACAGGCTCAAGGCCAATTGAGCGCGGTGTGGTCGCTGTCGAAAATGAAAAGATCATCTATGCTGGAGAATTAGAAGATTGGAGAATTCCTGAGGGAAAGGATGCTCACGAATTGGATCTATCCGGAAGAACAATTCTCCCCGGTTTGATCGACTGTCACGTCCATATCGCTGCCGAATGTCTGCCGGATAGCACGATGGCGGGTCCCTGGGGTTGGACGACGCTCATAATGTTGAAACATGCCCAAAACACGCTTGCAGCGGGAGTCACGTCGATCCGCGATGTGGGCGGGCGGCATCATCTTGAATTCTCTCTCCGCAAAGCAGTAGAAGCAGGCTTTTTTGTCGCTCCGCGCATGGTCCTCGCCGGGAAATTGCTCTCGATCACAACGACCGGAACAGAATGGTACGACGGGATGTATCGCGAAGCCGACGGCGTGGACGAGGTCCGCAAGGCGGCTCGGGAACAACTCAAAGCCGGAGCCGACCTCATCAAAGTTTTGGCTACGGGTGCGGTTTTATCTCCCGGAGAAAAACCCGGCGCGGCGACCTTCGAAATTGAAGAGATCCGCGCGGCAGTGACAGAGGCGGCGAAGGTCGGCAAGATCGTCGCCGCACACGCGCACGGGATCGAAGGCATCCGCAATGCCGTGTCTGCGGGAGCAAAGACCATCGAACACGGGACGTATCTTAACCAGGACCCTCGCCTGATGGAACATATGGCAAAGGAGGAAATCTTTCTCGTGCCGACCTTGAAAGCGGGATATGACGTGATCTACGGCGATAGGCCGGGCATCCCGGCTTGGATCATGGAGAAAAGCAAAGAGACGCAAGAAGATGCGCTGCGTTCGATCGGCGAAGCGTATAGGATGGGTGTGCCCATCGCCATGGGAACTGACGCCGCAACGCCCTATAATTTCCACGGCGAGAATGCGATGGAGCTATATTACATGTCTCAGGCAGGGATTTCGACCATGGATTGCATCGTGGCTTCAACCAGGAACGCCGCGCGCGCCCTCGGCTGGGACTCGAAACTCGGCACCCTCGAAGCGGGAAAGCTCGCGGACTTGATCGTGGTCAAAACGAATCCACTCGATGATTTGCGCTCGTTGGCAGATAGAAAAAACATCGAATATGTGATGCAAGGCGGAAAGTTCGTGGCAAGACAATTCTCCGAACCGGATGGAATCCCTGAGGAGTTGATGGCTGGCGCATGGATTTGCTGCGGAACCTAA
- a CDS encoding carboxypeptidase regulatory-like domain-containing protein, whose translation MIKKILQIMTLTAMTATLLWNIPPAAAALQTSTSYYVSPSGNDANAGTESSPFKTLVKAFSMLKAGNTLYIRGGTYTAPATGWQFTNSGTASQPITVTNYPGERVVLNTDNSVSGNYIIKCLQVSPAVDYIRIIGTNVAPQVFDGVTTSKGIVMTGVRSGIAPAITAFQCDNWEVAGIDFIKVAYGIFQRKVRNGATSADRWYVHDNRVYEYYRESGMQFNGNGNRIENNEIIKLTSDYNSTYGCQLLNLLGNNNIVRGNKLARIDQSIRCIGIFFEWDLADNNLVENNVITGVANGISFYGGDNNIIRNNQLTGVDTAFVLRSWADGTTAYPCNFSDFMPLESDTSSPDWGYMYPHDCRSKGNRFENNSVGGFKTFSAVNLPEASNVFVNASEPTATSVPVNPTATNTSPTPTNNPPPTTARTRMLIPLYTYPSNWGQVISANVGNVIDVIVNPHNGVGSAIQTSFVNGIASFRSAGIGVFGYVLTGYGTRSISTIKSEIDTWQGWYAPSGIFLDEVDNTNDANKLAYYNEIYNYIRSKGMSVIINPGAMTTESYMSSSDVACIYEAPPRSPIPYPTWGQVNPAKLCALAYNANREQMISFVAETKGRFGYIYATNDTLGNPWDNLPDYLAEQAALIAGLPVPTNTAPATPTTVPAVTITSTPVPPVTLTATSAEIIATATDITIPTPLPQTPVITPTFTVTPPTLPSGTSVLTTVDPDTLLVGQAGLVSVSLNGLPSEGIASVEFACSYASDQISVGSVQIGNIFGDDPVSAYNNSQAGSFIYAVAASNGRVINTNGVAFTFNITGMQPGSSPVECKAKISGTNYSLESIASIPDSITVALFSAPTATPLSAPMLAGQVIAKKPVKISLFNPDTTLAASAMTNPDGSFNLIAPAGSFTVIASAEGHLSAQASVTLLEGTTTTLNPITLPAGDIDSNNVIDQYDALTVGMNYNVSASLPADLSNDGLINVTDLEMLAENYRMAGSVTWLQP comes from the coding sequence ATGATCAAGAAAATCCTCCAAATAATGACCCTAACCGCTATGACCGCCACATTATTGTGGAACATCCCCCCCGCCGCAGCGGCACTTCAAACTTCGACAAGTTATTATGTCTCTCCATCTGGTAATGACGCCAATGCCGGGACAGAATCATCCCCCTTTAAAACTCTAGTAAAAGCTTTTTCGATGCTAAAGGCGGGAAATACACTTTATATTCGGGGCGGGACGTATACCGCCCCCGCAACTGGATGGCAATTTACCAATTCCGGCACAGCCAGCCAGCCGATCACCGTGACAAATTACCCGGGTGAGCGTGTCGTATTGAATACGGATAACAGCGTATCCGGGAACTACATCATCAAATGCTTACAGGTATCGCCGGCAGTTGATTATATTCGCATCATAGGAACGAATGTAGCCCCACAGGTCTTCGATGGGGTAACCACTTCCAAAGGCATCGTCATGACGGGAGTTCGCTCAGGAATCGCCCCCGCCATCACCGCCTTTCAATGCGATAATTGGGAGGTTGCAGGGATCGATTTTATTAAGGTCGCCTATGGAATATTTCAGAGGAAGGTAAGAAATGGCGCGACATCCGCAGACAGGTGGTATGTCCACGATAATCGAGTCTACGAATACTACCGTGAAAGCGGAATGCAATTCAACGGGAACGGCAACCGCATCGAGAATAACGAGATCATCAAGCTGACCTCGGATTACAATTCGACCTACGGCTGCCAGTTACTTAACCTGCTTGGCAACAATAACATCGTACGAGGGAATAAATTGGCTCGTATCGATCAATCCATCCGATGCATCGGTATTTTCTTCGAGTGGGATCTGGCAGATAATAATCTTGTCGAAAATAATGTCATCACCGGCGTTGCCAACGGTATTTCATTCTACGGTGGAGACAACAACATTATCCGAAACAATCAACTCACCGGCGTGGATACCGCCTTCGTGTTGCGCTCCTGGGCAGATGGCACTACCGCCTATCCATGCAACTTCTCGGATTTCATGCCCTTGGAGAGCGATACGTCCAGCCCGGATTGGGGGTACATGTATCCCCACGACTGTCGCTCAAAAGGCAATCGATTTGAAAACAACTCGGTCGGTGGCTTTAAAACATTCTCGGCTGTCAACCTCCCGGAAGCATCAAATGTCTTTGTGAACGCTTCCGAACCGACTGCGACTTCAGTCCCAGTAAATCCCACTGCAACTAACACGTCGCCCACCCCGACCAACAATCCGCCCCCTACAACAGCCCGAACACGCATGTTGATTCCGCTTTACACTTATCCTTCGAATTGGGGACAGGTTATTTCCGCCAACGTGGGTAACGTGATTGATGTTATTGTTAATCCGCATAATGGCGTAGGCTCCGCTATTCAGACCTCATTTGTGAATGGCATTGCTTCTTTTCGAAGTGCTGGAATCGGTGTGTTCGGATATGTTCTTACAGGTTATGGAACAAGAAGCATCAGTACCATTAAATCCGAGATCGACACATGGCAGGGATGGTATGCTCCATCCGGGATATTCCTCGATGAGGTCGATAACACGAATGACGCCAATAAATTGGCATACTATAACGAAATATATAATTATATCCGCTCTAAAGGTATGTCTGTCATAATAAACCCAGGCGCAATGACGACAGAGTCTTATATGAGCAGTTCAGATGTGGCTTGCATTTATGAGGCCCCGCCCCGCTCGCCCATTCCGTACCCTACCTGGGGACAAGTAAACCCAGCAAAGCTTTGTGCCCTGGCCTACAATGCCAATCGCGAACAAATGATTTCCTTTGTTGCGGAGACAAAAGGACGGTTCGGTTACATCTATGCAACGAATGACACGCTCGGTAATCCTTGGGATAATTTACCTGATTACCTGGCAGAACAGGCGGCACTCATCGCCGGTTTGCCCGTGCCAACGAACACAGCTCCCGCCACCCCGACAACTGTACCGGCAGTCACTATCACTTCCACCCCCGTGCCACCCGTAACATTGACGGCAACGTCTGCTGAAATAATTGCCACCGCTACAGATATAACAATACCTACACCGCTACCGCAAACGCCCGTCATCACACCAACATTTACTGTTACTCCCCCCACTTTGCCCAGCGGAACATCGGTCCTCACGACAGTTGATCCTGATACCCTCCTCGTTGGTCAGGCCGGATTGGTCTCCGTGAGTCTGAACGGGTTGCCCTCAGAAGGTATCGCAAGCGTCGAATTTGCATGTTCATACGCATCCGATCAGATATCCGTTGGCAGCGTTCAAATCGGAAATATTTTTGGAGATGATCCAGTCTCTGCTTACAACAACTCACAAGCCGGGAGTTTCATCTATGCAGTCGCCGCAAGTAACGGCAGGGTCATCAATACAAATGGAGTTGCCTTTACGTTCAACATCACCGGTATGCAACCGGGATCGTCACCTGTGGAATGTAAAGCGAAGATTTCAGGAACCAATTACTCCCTGGAAAGCATTGCGTCCATACCTGATTCCATAACTGTCGCACTCTTCTCTGCCCCCACCGCAACTCCTCTTTCCGCACCCATGCTAGCCGGACAGGTGATCGCGAAGAAACCTGTCAAGATCAGTTTATTCAACCCGGATACGACACTAGCCGCCTCCGCGATGACAAACCCCGACGGCTCTTTCAACTTGATTGCCCCCGCAGGATCCTTTACTGTAATAGCATCCGCCGAGGGACATTTGAGTGCACAAGCGAGCGTAACGCTTTTGGAAGGCACAACTACGACACTCAATCCAATCACCCTCCCGGCTGGGGATATAGACAGCAACAACGTGATCGATCAATACGATGCGCTCACTGTGGGTATGAATTACAACGTATCAGCCTCACTCCCCGCTGATTTGAGCAATGATGGTCTGATAAACGTAACTGATCTGGAAATGCTTGCTGAAAACTATCGCATGGCTGGCTCAGTAACCTGGCTACAACCATAG
- a CDS encoding C39 family peptidase, producing MFVTKNLYQNDDQWKDVPLGASGESTIGKWGCLLTSATMMLNGIGYNETPATVNDKMKANGGFQGSLFIPSVLPYIWPNCVYRDMQNCETTPAPIAQIDAAVAAGKPVILQVDWNKQVGLQTHFVLVKEKKGDDYVIYDPYKYGGDSPDKEVLLTTRYKFNGAKLSTEISAVLWFDSTSVNAPEPPKKKTVPVPAEKFILYVSEDDLALRAEPSVTGYLWKRMMMNTELISLEDKAKAKAKISVQGQWIQVQDPKGDQGYVAAWYVSDKKGTPASSSTGQPSPAPTPSATPKPGPDPTPVPAGALALYPTAQVTLRSKPVVEADNVIRYIEPTEQLISLEPAKDAIKKVGVQNQWIKVRDAGKREGYVAAWFVKYAGGSTAQAGSAASSSSGAVKVRTTAEAVSLRNQPFVSDATLIKRVPINYEFTITEPGGESKIGANNQWIKVKDATNEGYIAAWFLAR from the coding sequence ATGTTCGTCACCAAGAATCTCTACCAGAACGACGATCAATGGAAGGACGTCCCGCTCGGCGCATCGGGAGAAAGCACCATCGGCAAGTGGGGCTGTTTATTGACCTCCGCCACCATGATGCTCAACGGCATCGGCTATAACGAAACCCCTGCCACCGTCAACGACAAGATGAAAGCGAACGGCGGTTTTCAGGGGTCTCTTTTTATCCCCAGCGTCCTGCCGTACATATGGCCCAACTGTGTCTACCGCGACATGCAAAATTGCGAAACGACCCCCGCCCCCATTGCTCAGATCGACGCGGCGGTCGCGGCGGGGAAGCCCGTCATCTTGCAAGTGGATTGGAACAAACAAGTCGGGCTTCAAACTCACTTTGTTCTCGTCAAGGAAAAGAAGGGCGACGACTACGTCATCTACGATCCCTACAAATACGGCGGCGATTCTCCTGATAAGGAAGTCCTGCTCACGACACGCTATAAATTCAACGGCGCAAAACTCAGCACTGAGATCAGCGCCGTCCTCTGGTTCGACAGCACCAGCGTCAATGCGCCCGAGCCGCCGAAGAAAAAAACCGTCCCAGTCCCTGCCGAAAAATTCATCCTCTACGTCTCCGAAGACGACCTCGCCCTGCGCGCCGAACCCTCCGTCACTGGTTACCTTTGGAAACGCATGATGATGAACACCGAACTCATCAGCCTGGAAGATAAGGCGAAAGCGAAAGCAAAGATCAGCGTGCAAGGACAGTGGATTCAAGTGCAGGACCCGAAAGGCGACCAGGGATATGTCGCCGCCTGGTATGTATCGGATAAAAAAGGAACACCCGCATCGTCCTCGACGGGTCAGCCGAGTCCCGCTCCCACGCCTTCGGCTACGCCCAAGCCGGGACCCGATCCCACCCCCGTGCCTGCCGGTGCTTTGGCGTTGTATCCCACTGCGCAGGTGACATTACGCAGCAAACCTGTTGTCGAGGCGGATAATGTCATCCGTTACATCGAACCGACCGAGCAACTCATCAGCCTCGAACCGGCAAAGGATGCCATCAAAAAGGTCGGTGTTCAGAATCAGTGGATCAAAGTCCGCGATGCGGGTAAAAGGGAGGGATATGTTGCAGCATGGTTTGTCAAATATGCAGGCGGCTCCACCGCGCAGGCAGGCTCGGCGGCTTCATCATCCAGCGGAGCGGTCAAAGTGCGGACGACAGCCGAGGCCGTATCACTGAGAAACCAACCCTTCGTCAGCGATGCGACGCTGATCAAGCGCGTGCCGATCAACTACGAGTTCACGATCACCGAGCCTGGCGGCGAATCAAAGATCGGTGCAAACAATCAATGGATCAAAGTCAAGGACGCGACGAACGAAGGCTACATCGCCGCATGGTTCCTGGCCCGTTAG
- a CDS encoding SLATT domain-containing protein, translating into MAVQPVNVTPILEVAWRKFAQYDDTSVKRTASFTRLRRWILIFGVLATLLSILTTIYPAGFYPLGLFVLKILLVASPIIASVLAAIGNEYYSTGDWLVARAGAEEILRDMYLYRTILKGNPKRREWLERRLGRVQRAVFRGMNGELVMETFKGNVPPKPRFNPAEPGNDNGFDDLSGDEYFNYRLRNELQWHEKKIIGKQKERFRLQVSIYISGALGAIIAAIATFGESTSNIAIWVALTASLTSAFSVWQQLKNLEQVVRNYSKVIMELGIISDHWKNLEAEERTQSEVNRMVQSTENILWSRNVEYIKAMQEALRDSSLDKEAELINHVIAEQREADARFRQALTDSIVNKTSEELDKVTADLSERFDEILGTLAEEASSDVVQAELAAMREAIQEFSEKIAQKFGLSNSLEAIKEDYKGVIVGGETPRGVLNDLLARFPKTEEVKG; encoded by the coding sequence ATGGCTGTCCAACCCGTAAATGTAACCCCCATTCTCGAAGTCGCCTGGCGCAAGTTCGCCCAATACGACGATACGTCGGTAAAAAGGACCGCATCGTTCACCCGATTGAGACGATGGATTTTGATCTTCGGGGTGCTGGCAACATTACTTTCCATCCTGACGACGATCTACCCGGCTGGATTTTATCCCCTCGGTTTGTTCGTTCTGAAGATCCTGCTGGTTGCGTCGCCGATCATCGCCTCGGTGCTTGCCGCGATCGGCAACGAATACTACTCCACCGGCGATTGGCTCGTGGCAAGGGCAGGCGCGGAAGAGATTCTGCGCGATATGTACCTGTATCGGACGATTTTAAAGGGCAACCCGAAGCGGCGCGAATGGCTGGAAAGAAGGCTGGGACGCGTGCAGCGCGCGGTCTTCCGCGGCATGAACGGCGAACTGGTGATGGAAACCTTCAAAGGGAACGTGCCGCCCAAGCCGCGCTTCAATCCCGCCGAACCCGGGAACGATAACGGTTTCGATGATTTGAGCGGCGATGAGTATTTCAACTATCGCCTCAGGAATGAACTGCAGTGGCACGAGAAGAAGATCATCGGCAAGCAGAAGGAACGTTTCCGCTTACAGGTCTCGATCTACATCTCTGGAGCTCTCGGCGCGATCATTGCCGCGATCGCCACCTTTGGTGAATCAACTTCAAACATCGCCATATGGGTTGCGTTGACCGCATCGCTGACTAGCGCGTTCTCAGTCTGGCAGCAATTGAAGAATCTCGAACAGGTTGTGCGCAACTACAGCAAGGTCATCATGGAGCTCGGCATCATCTCGGATCATTGGAAGAATCTCGAAGCCGAGGAACGCACACAGAGCGAGGTCAACCGCATGGTGCAAAGCACCGAGAACATTCTCTGGAGCCGCAACGTCGAATACATCAAAGCCATGCAGGAAGCCCTGCGCGACTCCAGCCTCGACAAGGAAGCCGAACTCATCAACCACGTCATCGCCGAGCAGCGCGAAGCCGATGCGCGCTTCAGGCAGGCGCTGACCGATTCCATCGTGAACAAAACGTCGGAGGAGCTGGATAAAGTCACCGCAGATTTGAGCGAGCGCTTCGATGAGATCCTTGGCACGCTAGCAGAAGAAGCTTCGTCGGATGTGGTCCAAGCCGAACTGGCGGCGATGCGGGAGGCTATCCAGGAATTTTCCGAGAAGATCGCGCAGAAATTCGGTCTATCCAATTCGCTCGAGGCCATCAAGGAAGATTACAAGGGTGTGATTGTTGGCGGAGAAACTCCGCGAGGCGTCTTGAACGATCTGCTTGCGCGTTTTCCGAAGACCGAAGAAGTAAAAGGCTGA
- a CDS encoding DUF4071 domain-containing protein, whose translation MTETSEKTPEKKIDPAENPIPVPPTVPTSEASSPGDNQTAEQVAKPKTETALQESKVKRQPSEKDDDESDGGAREYRPLHPEVKPHAFVVMPFGKKTGSDGHPFDFNAIYKMLIKPAIEDAGFEPFRADEETASGDILTDMFQELLLADMVLCDLSIDNANAFYELGIRHALRKRGVVHIQAGRAYMPFDIFNVRTLPYHVTNEGIPDPEFIKSDIKAIARLLRDTWASDRDAVHSPIYNLLSGLKEPERKSLQTPLATGFWREYDEWKERVTVAQREKHIGDILLLTEEIKNPLIREDAVAEVGNALAKLGRNELALSQYREGIQVNSNNLEFRREEAFHLNRVGRVNEAIIKLEGILNDFPRDTKSISYLGRIYKEMWTNSWDRISNNRKRLKTAFETYHWLIKSVDIYLKGFQMDVRDYYPGINAYTLSVLATHLADKFDSKKNPDPDITRIRKIMPGLRDTLEFCLESTIDLQQEKADYWSLVSIAELRLLTSHDDAEVIRSYRKAITALRRDLFSLRSSLGQLETIKLLGVRTEYVSKCIDLIKDEIKLASSGDAGNVPASDNRPGSKATGGRALLFTGFMVDYPGKDKKVFPPDKENEVRHEIRKRVEKFGPGPQDRAFLAGLSAGSEIIFAEVCAEAGIKVKVFLPHTESTYIRRFVSPAGEAWVDRFYKVRNHHLVDEIYQIEHLGQPKDGDNLYERNCRWAIYSALGRVGIENMRMVAVANEFAGDTKDRDVLLTRYTIDLMRNVGGVVEEIINPSKYIYSVIDTALERMIQQEAEEKKSGEGVKLIKKSIARKRVS comes from the coding sequence ATGACTGAGACGAGTGAAAAGACACCTGAAAAGAAAATCGACCCGGCCGAGAATCCCATCCCTGTCCCGCCGACTGTGCCGACGAGCGAAGCCTCTTCCCCCGGCGATAACCAGACAGCAGAACAAGTTGCCAAGCCCAAAACAGAGACCGCTTTGCAGGAATCGAAGGTGAAACGTCAACCCAGTGAAAAAGACGACGACGAAAGCGATGGCGGCGCCAGGGAATACCGCCCCTTGCACCCCGAGGTAAAACCGCATGCCTTTGTGGTCATGCCGTTTGGAAAGAAAACCGGTTCCGACGGGCATCCATTCGACTTCAACGCCATTTACAAGATGTTGATCAAACCCGCCATCGAAGACGCCGGATTCGAGCCTTTCCGCGCCGATGAAGAAACCGCCTCCGGCGACATACTAACCGATATGTTCCAGGAACTCCTGTTGGCAGATATGGTCCTGTGCGACCTGAGCATCGATAACGCCAACGCCTTCTACGAACTTGGCATCCGTCATGCTTTGAGGAAACGAGGCGTGGTCCACATCCAGGCGGGGCGGGCTTACATGCCTTTCGATATTTTCAACGTCCGTACGCTCCCCTATCACGTCACAAATGAAGGTATCCCGGACCCGGAATTTATCAAGAGCGATATCAAAGCCATTGCGCGGCTGCTCCGGGATACCTGGGCTTCGGACCGCGACGCAGTGCATAGCCCGATCTACAACCTGCTCTCAGGTTTGAAAGAACCGGAAAGGAAAAGCCTGCAGACACCCCTTGCCACAGGCTTCTGGCGGGAATACGATGAGTGGAAGGAAAGAGTCACCGTCGCGCAACGTGAAAAACATATCGGGGATATACTGCTGCTCACCGAAGAGATAAAGAATCCCCTCATCCGCGAAGACGCGGTTGCCGAGGTGGGAAACGCGCTCGCCAAATTGGGACGCAATGAACTCGCTCTGAGTCAATACCGCGAAGGCATCCAGGTAAATTCCAACAACCTCGAATTTCGGCGCGAAGAGGCGTTCCATCTCAACCGCGTGGGGCGCGTGAACGAAGCCATCATCAAACTCGAAGGCATTCTGAACGACTTCCCCAGGGACACGAAATCCATCTCCTATCTCGGGCGCATTTACAAAGAGATGTGGACGAATTCCTGGGACCGGATATCGAACAACAGAAAGCGCCTGAAGACTGCCTTCGAAACCTATCACTGGCTGATCAAGTCGGTCGATATCTACCTCAAGGGGTTTCAGATGGATGTGCGGGATTACTATCCCGGAATCAACGCATATACCCTATCGGTGCTCGCCACCCATTTGGCGGATAAATTCGACTCCAAGAAGAATCCCGACCCCGATATCACCCGCATTCGCAAGATCATGCCGGGGTTGAGGGATACGCTGGAATTCTGCCTTGAAAGCACCATCGACCTCCAGCAGGAAAAAGCGGATTACTGGTCGCTCGTCTCGATCGCAGAACTGCGCCTGTTGACATCGCACGACGATGCCGAGGTCATCCGTTCGTACAGAAAAGCCATTACCGCTTTAAGGCGCGACCTGTTCTCTCTGCGCTCTTCGCTCGGTCAATTGGAGACCATTAAACTTCTTGGCGTTCGCACGGAATACGTGTCAAAATGCATCGACCTGATCAAGGACGAGATCAAACTGGCCAGCTCGGGTGATGCCGGGAATGTGCCCGCCTCCGACAACCGCCCCGGGAGCAAAGCCACTGGCGGAAGGGCACTCCTCTTCACCGGCTTCATGGTGGATTATCCAGGCAAGGACAAGAAGGTATTTCCACCCGATAAGGAAAATGAAGTCAGGCATGAAATTCGCAAGCGCGTGGAAAAATTCGGACCCGGCCCGCAGGACAGGGCATTCCTTGCGGGATTATCCGCAGGCAGTGAAATTATCTTTGCCGAAGTATGCGCCGAGGCGGGCATCAAGGTCAAGGTCTTTCTGCCGCATACTGAATCCACTTATATCCGCAGGTTCGTCTCCCCGGCAGGAGAGGCATGGGTGGACCGCTTCTACAAGGTCCGCAACCACCACCTGGTGGATGAAATCTACCAGATCGAGCACCTTGGTCAACCAAAGGATGGGGACAATCTGTACGAACGGAACTGTCGATGGGCGATCTATTCCGCGCTTGGGCGTGTGGGCATCGAAAATATGCGTATGGTCGCGGTGGCAAACGAATTTGCAGGCGATACAAAGGATCGTGACGTTCTGCTCACACGCTACACCATCGACCTGATGCGCAATGTGGGCGGCGTGGTGGAGGAGATCATCAACCCGTCGAAATACATCTACAGCGTGATCGACACCGCGCTCGAACGCATGATCCAGCAGGAGGCAGAGGAAAAAAAATCGGGCGAAGGTGTAAAACTTATCAAGAAAAGCATCGCCCGCAAACGCGTATCCTGA
- a CDS encoding deoxynucleoside kinase, translating into MNKLIVIVGVSGAGKTSLMNALRASHEFAVAYEQHEQRPFQSLFKGDSKYALANQIDYLLLRAEQERELRSGKFPALMDGGLDLDFYGFSRLFHDRGWLSAAEFDLCRRLHTFIRSHLPPPDLIIHLFADSKTISERLALRNRINIASAQDAELLESYIAEWLNPLPESRILQLDVSHEGIEYPASVPVILDKIRTI; encoded by the coding sequence ATGAACAAACTCATCGTTATCGTCGGGGTGAGCGGCGCGGGCAAGACCAGCCTCATGAACGCCCTGCGCGCCAGCCATGAATTTGCCGTCGCGTACGAGCAGCATGAACAGCGGCCGTTCCAATCCTTATTCAAGGGCGATTCGAAATACGCACTGGCCAATCAAATCGACTACCTGCTCCTGCGCGCGGAACAGGAACGCGAACTGCGATCCGGCAAATTTCCTGCCCTGATGGACGGCGGGCTCGATCTCGACTTTTACGGTTTCTCACGCCTCTTCCATGACCGGGGCTGGCTCAGCGCTGCTGAGTTCGATCTGTGCCGACGCCTGCACACATTTATCCGTTCCCATCTCCCGCCGCCCGACCTCATCATCCATCTTTTCGCGGATTCAAAAACCATCAGCGAACGACTCGCCTTGAGAAACAGGATCAACATCGCGTCTGCGCAGGATGCGGAACTGCTTGAGTCGTATATCGCCGAATGGCTGAATCCGCTCCCCGAGTCGCGAATCCTGCAATTGGATGTTTCACACGAAGGCATCGAGTATCCCGCCAGTGTGCCGGTCATTCTTGATAAAATCCGAACCATATAA
- a CDS encoding class I SAM-dependent methyltransferase: protein MDEIKHQITGEPRYRLSAANVFVSPGGFHFIDHLDPVAEISPEIDGSSLTQAEVEYIEKSLQSNPERLSNQIAAVKRHVTVAGKKALDIGCGGGLFLAALQREGAEATGIELNDTRAFYSRTRHGFEVVKRPIEDEYWKPFQGTFDVVTLWDVIEHVNYPQATLRAASAMLKPGGVLSIDTPCRDAFYHRFGELTYRLSRGKFPTFLNTMYSSKPFGHKQILSLAEMRGLLESSGLEVVELKRFHELSFPYGFYLKKLLHSDLLVKLLLPFVHLFFLVFPIRNKILAIGRKHIGVPGT from the coding sequence TTGGACGAAATCAAACATCAAATAACCGGCGAACCGCGATACAGACTTTCGGCGGCGAATGTGTTCGTTTCACCGGGCGGTTTTCATTTTATCGACCATCTCGACCCTGTTGCGGAGATCTCGCCCGAGATCGATGGCAGTTCTCTGACCCAGGCCGAGGTGGAGTATATCGAGAAATCCCTGCAGTCGAATCCGGAACGGTTGTCGAATCAGATCGCCGCTGTCAAAAGACATGTCACTGTAGCGGGAAAGAAAGCCCTGGATATCGGCTGTGGCGGCGGATTATTCCTTGCAGCATTACAGCGCGAAGGCGCAGAGGCGACAGGGATCGAGCTGAACGATACGCGCGCATTTTATTCAAGAACCCGGCACGGGTTCGAAGTCGTCAAACGCCCCATCGAAGACGAGTATTGGAAGCCGTTTCAGGGGACGTTCGATGTTGTGACTTTGTGGGACGTCATCGAACATGTGAATTACCCGCAAGCGACCCTGCGCGCAGCGTCAGCGATGCTTAAACCCGGCGGCGTTTTATCGATCGACACACCCTGCCGAGACGCGTTCTATCACCGTTTCGGCGAACTCACCTACCGCCTTTCGCGCGGAAAATTCCCGACCTTTCTGAACACCATGTATTCGTCGAAACCGTTCGGGCATAAACAGATCCTTTCCCTCGCAGAGATGCGCGGTTTGCTGGAATCTTCCGGGCTGGAAGTGGTGGAACTGAAACGGTTTCACGAACTCTCCTTTCCATATGGTTTCTATTTGAAGAAACTGCTCCATTCCGACCTCTTGGTGAAACTGCTTCTCCCTTTCGTACATTTGTTCTTCCTGGTCTTCCCCATCCGCAACAAGATACTGGCCATAGGCAGAAAACACATTGGCGTGCCCGGCACATGA